From Seriola aureovittata isolate HTS-2021-v1 ecotype China chromosome 20, ASM2101889v1, whole genome shotgun sequence, a single genomic window includes:
- the emilin2b gene encoding EMILIN-2: MKRGLYGLPLIHLLIMLPLITGSPFQNSIFQNNAHSGMDTRQRNKNWCAYVVHKNVSCAVVGGTESFVQPEVLPCPPELPNCAQQVIYRTHFRPMYKIAYKTVTELEWRCCPGYQGHDCREVKDLMLLQVERLPHAPSAAGHIPVPQAPEQRTQGQRNHPWVGEGQSGGQTGPRSPWGHGGSQSATHLEEEVQQLSQMVLDMQARMTDMSSNLRLDFQEDASKMLHTLLNNLRQPASARGAETQTIQVQDFSFDHDTTPMEEVMNKISQVTDDLESKTNTLDDLLGRVNRHDGQISLLMEAAQNPLSTPPPARPASDTDLRAYLDDKIRALREELMEGMDIKLADMKNACDYKIVSVQEQCEGQEANYLSLAELMDSKETDLRKEIEDLKIKLVDPVKEGTRVSDNVLTRVENLEIYLNSSEKSVAGQCLAVEEKLKKERTEAIKDLRETLEDKLASMEERFTTVLVDTSANSQSGVQPESQDMLQTDVNSLKGSVQTLEDRLNVLDQFCSKEQRANLTVVENLQQDFESCKTAIGAMETSLKAQINGLGAMEGQLLNCSTSIENVHSELGSMKGHMGRLEDSLSDVVQQQSQTLQSLNSTWGQVKTGAEQEAKDLLELHRTQHQELRQRLDELGREVKSEADQCREKTEDVEKEIAHVDSRVVSVESLCGKLDPISSSLQRIKDGLNKHVTGLWTCVNQLNGTVRAHARDIGGVKGICQNLQNNIANIARDLQVLTDSNAGKTGVQVAVEDAGLPQGSSKSLTVAVGPVDASLPQPPVIEAGEAGPPGKMTSSKLPKGTGGSMMPVQGFAGAPASPVKSTDSLKISIPLNTDVNSLHRPSPQKPAMALDERVSFSAGLTLTPFQGEVGIILFNEVLVNDGGHYDPHTGIFTAPTNGRYLVSAVLAAHRGEKVEAVLSVSNRSIQRLDSTGFLSGAAAAASHEQCNCSSSTSLSLVLSLKRGDRAGLVMTAGKLAISASSSEILSSFSAVLLYPSPSKR, translated from the exons ATGAAGCGCGGACTGTACGGGCTGCCACTAATTCATCTTCTAATAATGCTTCCTCTCATCACTGGATCACCTTTCCAAAACAGCATTTTCCAGAACAACGCGCATTCAGGCATGGACACACGACAAAGAAACAA AAACTGGTGCGCCTACGTTGTGCACAAGAACGTGAGCTGTGCCGTCGTGGGAGGCACGGAGAGTTTTGTGCAGCCGGAGGTTTTACCGTGTCCACCGGAGCTGCCAAACTGCGCGCAACAAGTGAT ATATCGGACACACTTCAGGCCCATGTATAAGATTGCATACAAGACAGTAACAGAGCTGGAGTGGAGGTGCTGCCCGGGCTACCAGGGCCACGACTGCAGGGAGGTGAAAGACCTAATGCTACTCCAAGTAGAGCGTTTGCCTCATGCGCCGTCTGCCGCTGGACATATTCCAGTCCCACAAG CTccagaacagagaacacagggTCAGAGAAATCACCCATGGGTAGGGGAGGGGCAGTCTGGAGGTCAGACAGGTCCCAGGTCACCATGGGGCCACGGAGGATCTCAAAGTGCAAcacacctggaggaggaggtgcagcaaCTGTCCCAGATGGTTCTTGACATGCAGGCAAGAATGACTGACATGTCCTCCAATCTGAGACTGGACTTCCAGGAGGATGCCAGTAAAATGTTGCACACACTGCTGAACAACCTCAGACAGCCCGCCAGTGCACGAGGcgcagaaacacaaaccattCAGGTGCAGGACTTCTCCTTTGACCATGACACAACACCAATGGAAGAAGTAATGAACAAGATCAGCCAGGTTACAGACGACCTAGAGTCCAAGACTAATACCCTGGATGACCTGCTGGGCCGTGTCAACCGCCATGATGGACAGATCAGTCTGCTCATGGAGGCTGCCCAGAACCCACTGTccacacctcctcctgctcgccCAGCTAGTGATACAGACCTACGTGCCTACCTGGATGATAAGATCCGTGCTCTGAGAGAGGAGTTGATGGAGGGCATGGATATCAAACTGGCAGACATGAAGAACGCTTGCGATTATAAAATCGTGTCAGTTCAGGAGCAGTGTGAGGGGCAAGAGGCTAATTACCTCAGCCTAGCTGAGCTCATGGACTCTAAGGAAACTGATCTCCGCAAGGAGATTGAAGACCTTAAGATCAAGCTGGTTGATCCAGTAAAAGAAGGCACCCGAGTATCTGACAATGTTCTCACTCGTGTGGAAAACCTTGAGATCTATCTGAACTCATCTGAAAAGAGTGTGGCAGGGCAGTGCCTTGCTGTGGAGGAGAAACTGAAGAAAGAACGGACAGAGGCCATCAAAGACCTCAGGGAGACTCTGGAGGACAAGTTGGCCTCCATGGAAGAAAGATTCACGACCGTGTTGGTTGATACAAGCGCCAACTCCCAATCTGGGGTTCAGCCAGAGAGTCAAGATATGTTGCAGACAGATGTTAACTCTTTAAAGGGCTCTGTTCAAACTCTGGAGGATAGACTCAATGTCTTGGACCAGTTTTGCTCAAAGGAGCAAAGGGCTAATTTAACTGTTGTAGAAAACCTTCAGCAAGACTTTGAGAGTTGCAAAACTGCTATAGGTGCTATGGAGACTAGTCTGAAAGCCCAGATAAATGGCCTTGGAGCCATGGAGGGGCAACTCCTCAACTGCAGCACTAGCATTGAGAATGTACACAGTGAACTCGGCTCCATGAAAGGCCACATGGGCAGATTGGAGGACTCTCTATCAGATGTAGTCCAACAACAGTCTCAGACGTTGCAGAGCCTCAACTCCACCTGGGGTCAAGTTAAAACAGGGGCGGAGCAGGAGGCCAAGGACCTTTTGGAGCTCCACAGAACACAGCATCAGGAGCTGAGACAGCGGCTGGACGAGCTGGGCAGGGAGGTGAAATCCGAGGCCGACCAGTGCAGGGAAAAAACTGAAGATGTCGAGAAGGAGATTGCCCACGTGGACAGCCGCGTTGTTAGTGTGGAGAGTTTATGCGGCAAGCTGGATCCTATCTCCAGTAGCCTACAGAGGATCAAAGATGGGCTGAATAAACATGTCACTGGGTTGTGGACTTGTGTCAACCAGCTGAATGGCACAGTTAGAGCCCATGCCCGAGATATTGGAGGGGTGAAGGGAATTTGCCAGAACCTCCAGAACAACATTGCCAACATAGCCAGAGACCTTCAGGTGCTAACCGACAGCAACGCCGGGAAGACAG GTGTTCAGGTTGCAGTGGAGGACGCAGGACTTCCCCAGGGCTCAAGTAAGAGCCTCACAGTGGCGGTCGGCCCAGTGGACGCCTCTCTCCCTCAGCCACCTGTGATAGAGGCCGGAGAGGCGGGTCCCCCCGGGAAGATGACCTCGTCCAAGTTGCCCAAGGGGACTGGCGGCAGCATGATGCCTGTTCAGGGCTTTGCTGGAGCTCCAG CTTCTCCAGTCAAATCCACTGACTCGCTTAAGATCAGCATTCCACTGAACACAG ATGTGAACTCGCTCCACCGACCATCTCCACAGAAACCTGCCATGGCTTTAG ATGAAAGGGTGTCGTTCTCAGCCGGTCTGACTCTGACGCCGTTCCAAGGAGAGGTTGGAATCATTCTATTCAACGAGGTGTTGGTCAACGACGGAGGACACTACGACCCTCATACAG GTATTTTCACGGCTCCCACAAACGGCCGCTACCTGGTGAGCGCTGTGCTCGCGGCCCATCGAGGGGAGAAGGTTGAGGCGGTCCTCTCGGTGTCCAATCGCAGCATCCAGAGGCTGGACTCCACGGGATTCTTGTCTGGAGCGGCAGCGGCCGCGTCACACGAACAATGCAACTGCAGCAGTTCAACCTCGCTGAGCCTGGTTCTCTCCCTGAAGCGAGGAGACCGAGCCGGACTCGTCATGACGGCCGGAAAGCTCGCCATCTCGGCTTCCTCCTCTGAGATCCTGTCGTCTTTCAGTGCTGTGCTTCTTTACCCCAGCCCATCAAAACGGTAG